ACGGTGATTTGGGAAATCTGTGAAGAAAACCAAATTGCGCCCAAGATGCAGGCAGCACCACAGATCATGAGTGCCGTCGGTGCAGTCATCGCTTGAGCCATACTCCCTGCAATCAAATTTCCAAAGGGCATCATTCCTACCATGGCCAATGCATAAAAACTCATGACACGCCCCCGTTTATCATCCGCCACCAAGGTTTGAATAATCGTATTGCTACTCGTGATTTGCAGGATGCTGAATCCGCCCACCAACGTCAATAGCACCAACGATAAACTCAACTCTCGGGACAGGGCAAAGGCAATCAAGCTGAGACCGATCGCCGCTTGGCCAACCATAACTAATCGCTCAAGGCCCAAAATTCCCCGTCGCATACTGAGATAAATGCAAGCCACTAAAGACCCAACCGGGGCAGCAGTGCCTAGGGCCGCCATCGTACTCGCATTTCCCTGTAAGACCTCAGCCGCCACCACTGGCATGAGGGCAATATGGGACATACCCATCATGCTCTTCAAAGCCAGGAGTAACAAGATAGCCCAAATGGGCCGTATTGAGTGGACATATTCCCAGCCTTCCTGTAACTTCTGCCAGGTTTCCTGGAGATTCGTTTGCTGGGGTTCTACCTTCGCGGGCAGGTCCATCGCCTTTAGGGTCACGATCGCAGCAAGATAGGTCAATGTGTCGTAGAGAAAGCAAAACTTCACCCCAACGCTAGCAATGAGAATGCCACCGATCGCAGGCCCCAAGACCAGTGAGGAACTTAACATGACTGAATTGAGCGCAATTGCATTACTCCAGTC
This genomic stretch from Alkalinema sp. FACHB-956 harbors:
- a CDS encoding MFS transporter; the protein is MQYYEQLGDRVSKTLYQRLPALKWRNFRLLFGGQLLSMSGTFMTQQLTIPWLMYDLTKSSWLLGLAGFLQFLPTLLLIPFSGVLADRWSRRDLLMLVQILGISVSMTLTVLTFLDMIRFESLLILSILNGLLKGLDMPVRHTIVTETVDERSDWSNAIALNSVMLSSSLVLGPAIGGILIASVGVKFCFLYDTLTYLAAIVTLKAMDLPAKVEPQQTNLQETWQKLQEGWEYVHSIRPIWAILLLLALKSMMGMSHIALMPVVAAEVLQGNASTMAALGTAAPVGSLVACIYLSMRRGILGLERLVMVGQAAIGLSLIAFALSRELSLSLVLLTLVGGFSILQITSSNTIIQTLVADDKRGRVMSFYALAMVGMMPFGNLIAGSMAQAMTAPTALMICGAACILGAIWFSSQISQITVWIKAELNFLTARAK